The Vicinamibacteria bacterium genome includes a window with the following:
- a CDS encoding acetate kinase, protein MDDYALVLNAGSSSLKFCVYRRPDVERWRLEARGQIEGIGTSPRLSVKDAEGGKLADEKLPASVTDGSAAIEALAAWLRSRYGGSRVLGVGHRVVHGGARFAAPTLVSREVLDELYELVPLAPLHQPYNLAAIEAVFERLPDVPQVACFDTSFHRGHASVAELIPLPRDIRQKGLQRYGFHGLSYEYIASVLPEVAPEIASARVIVAHLG, encoded by the coding sequence GTGGATGACTATGCTCTGGTGCTGAATGCCGGCTCGTCGAGCCTGAAGTTCTGCGTGTACCGGCGGCCAGACGTAGAACGCTGGCGCCTGGAAGCGCGCGGTCAAATCGAGGGCATCGGCACATCGCCCCGTCTCTCGGTCAAGGACGCCGAAGGAGGAAAGCTCGCCGACGAGAAGCTTCCCGCGTCGGTCACCGACGGGAGTGCGGCGATCGAAGCACTCGCGGCCTGGCTTCGATCCCGGTACGGCGGCTCGCGAGTCCTGGGCGTCGGCCACCGTGTCGTTCACGGAGGAGCGCGGTTCGCGGCTCCGACGCTCGTCAGCCGCGAGGTCCTGGACGAGCTCTACGAGCTCGTTCCTCTGGCTCCGCTTCATCAGCCCTACAATCTGGCGGCCATCGAAGCCGTCTTCGAGCGGCTGCCGGACGTGCCCCAGGTTGCCTGCTTCGACACCAGCTTTCATCGCGGCCATGCGTCGGTTGCGGAGCTGATACCGCTGCCTCGCGACATTCGCCAAAAGGGACTCCAGCGGTACGGTTTCCACGGCTTGTCCTACGAGTACATCGCTTCCGTCTTGCCCGAGGTCGCTCCGGAGATCGCGAGCGCACGCGTCATCGTCGCGCACCTCGGC
- a CDS encoding dihydroorotate dehydrogenase-like protein translates to MNLGTTYLGIRLPHPLMVGSGPLTDDLGTVKKLEDAGAGALVLRPLYEEEITGEQMSAFFHTESHGESFAEATSYAPDPELAPGPDEYLEHLRRVKDAVQIPVMASLNGATRGGWISYARLLEQAGADALELDLYHAASDAATSGAEVEREMLAIVDEVKREVHVPVAVKLSPLFTAFAHFARQLDQAGTDGLVLFTRFHKVDLDVVELEVLRCLPLSDSSDLALRLRGVAALAGRIKASLAVTGGVHTALDVVKATMVGAHATQMVSALVRNGPAHLRTVRKDLEAWMEENEWSSLDEMRGNMGFSRIPDPATYERANYRMTIRG, encoded by the coding sequence ATCTCGGCACGGTCAAGAAGCTCGAGGACGCGGGTGCCGGAGCACTCGTGCTGCGGCCGCTCTACGAAGAGGAGATCACGGGCGAGCAGATGTCCGCGTTCTTCCATACTGAGAGCCACGGCGAATCCTTCGCCGAGGCGACGAGCTATGCTCCCGATCCCGAGCTGGCTCCCGGACCCGACGAGTATCTCGAGCACCTGAGACGTGTGAAGGATGCCGTCCAAATCCCGGTAATGGCCTCGCTCAACGGCGCGACGCGCGGAGGCTGGATCTCCTACGCTCGCCTCCTGGAGCAGGCGGGAGCCGACGCTCTCGAGCTGGACCTGTATCATGCGGCGAGCGACGCGGCGACGAGCGGAGCCGAGGTCGAACGGGAAATGCTGGCGATCGTCGACGAGGTGAAGCGGGAGGTTCACGTCCCCGTCGCCGTCAAGCTCTCGCCTCTGTTCACCGCGTTCGCCCATTTTGCCCGGCAGCTCGACCAGGCGGGAACCGACGGGCTCGTGCTCTTCACCCGCTTTCACAAAGTCGATCTCGACGTCGTCGAGCTCGAGGTGCTGCGCTGTCTCCCTCTCTCCGACTCCTCGGACCTCGCTCTCCGCCTTCGGGGAGTCGCGGCTCTCGCGGGACGAATCAAGGCCTCGCTCGCCGTCACCGGCGGCGTCCATACGGCCCTCGACGTCGTCAAGGCGACGATGGTAGGGGCCCATGCAACCCAGATGGTCTCCGCCCTCGTTCGGAACGGTCCCGCTCACCTGCGTACGGTGCGAAAGGATCTCGAAGCCTGGATGGAGGAGAACGAGTGGAGCTCTCTCGACGAGATGCGGGGCAACATGGGTTTCTCCCGGATCCCCGACCCCGCCACCTATGAGCGCGCGAACTACAGGATGACGATTCGTGGATGA